A DNA window from Streptococcus parapneumoniae contains the following coding sequences:
- a CDS encoding sucrose-6-phosphate hydrolase, whose amino-acid sequence MEWTTERRYRLYQDWTQEEIKNIKENMAQSPWHTHYHVEPKTGLLNDPNGFSYFDGKWIVFYQNFPFGAAHGLKSWVQLESENLVHFTETGVKVLPDTPLDSHGAYSGSAMQFGDNLFLFYTGNVRDENWIRHPYQIGALMDKDGKITKIDKILIDQPADSTDHFRDPQIFNFKGQYYAIVGGQDLEKKGFVRLYKAVDNDYTNWQAVGDLDFANDRTAYMMECPNLVFVGEQPVLLYCPQGLDKKVLDYDNIYPNMYKIGASFDPENAKMVDVSQLQNMDYGFEAYATQAFNAPDGRALAVSWLGLPDVSYPSDRFDHQGTFSLVKELTIKDGKLYQYPVATIKDLRASEEAFSNRTQTNNCYELELNLEPNSQSEIVLLADKEGKGLSINFDLANGQVTVDRSQAGEQYAQEFGTTRSCPIDNQATTATIFIDNSVFEIFINKGEKVFSGRVFPHADQNGILIKSGNPTGTYYELDYGRKTN is encoded by the coding sequence ATGGAATGGACAACTGAGCGTCGTTACAGACTTTATCAAGATTGGACGCAAGAAGAAATTAAGAATATTAAAGAAAATATGGCACAATCTCCATGGCATACTCATTATCATGTTGAGCCAAAAACAGGACTTCTTAACGACCCAAATGGCTTTTCTTACTTTGATGGAAAGTGGATTGTTTTTTATCAGAACTTTCCTTTTGGTGCAGCCCACGGTTTGAAATCTTGGGTTCAATTGGAAAGTGAGAACTTGGTTCATTTCACAGAAACTGGAGTCAAAGTTTTGCCTGATACTCCATTAGATAGCCACGGTGCCTACTCTGGTTCTGCCATGCAGTTTGGCGATAACTTATTCCTATTCTATACAGGAAATGTCCGTGATGAAAACTGGATCCGTCACCCTTACCAGATCGGTGCTTTGATGGATAAGGATGGCAAGATTACGAAGATTGACAAGATCTTGATTGACCAGCCAGCAGACTCTACTGACCACTTCCGCGATCCGCAAATTTTTAACTTTAAAGGTCAATATTATGCTATCGTCGGAGGACAGGACTTGGAGAAAAAAGGCTTCGTCCGTCTCTACAAGGCTGTGGACAACGACTACACAAACTGGCAAGCAGTTGGCGACCTTGACTTTGCTAACGACCGCACTGCCTACATGATGGAATGTCCAAATCTGGTCTTTGTAGGGGAACAACCTGTCCTTCTCTACTGCCCACAAGGATTGGATAAGAAAGTTCTAGACTACGATAATATCTATCCAAATATGTATAAGATTGGGGCTTCCTTTGACCCTGAAAATGCCAAAATGGTAGATGTGTCTCAACTCCAAAACATGGATTATGGTTTTGAAGCCTATGCAACCCAAGCATTCAACGCTCCTGATGGACGTGCTCTAGCAGTTAGCTGGCTTGGTTTGCCAGATGTTTCTTACCCATCTGACCGTTTTGACCACCAAGGAACCTTCTCTTTGGTCAAAGAACTAACTATTAAAGATGGCAAACTCTACCAATACCCAGTCGCGACTATCAAGGACCTTCGTGCTTCTGAAGAAGCCTTCTCAAACCGTACCCAAACCAATAACTGCTACGAACTTGAACTCAACTTGGAACCTAATAGTCAGAGCGAGATTGTCTTACTTGCTGACAAAGAAGGCAAGGGACTTTCCATCAACTTTGACCTTGCAAATGGTCAAGTGACAGTAGATCGTAGCCAGGCTGGTGAACAGTACGCTCAAGAATTTGGGACAACTCGCTCTTGCCCTATCGATAACCAGGCTACTACCGCCACAATTTTTATCGATAACTCTGTCTTTGAAATTTTCATCAATAAAGGAGAAAAAGTATTTTCTGGTCGTGTCTTCCCACATGCGGACCAAAATGGTATCCTCATCAAGTCTGGAAACCCAACTGGAACTTACTATGAATTAGATTATGGTCGCAAAACTAACTGA
- a CDS encoding sucrose-specific PTS transporter subunit IIBC — protein MNNQEIAKKVIDALGGRENVNSVAHCATRLRVMVKDEGKINKEVIENLEKVQGAFFNSGQYQIIFGTGTVNKMYDEVVALGLPTSSKDDMKAEAAKQGNWFQRAIRTFGDVFVPIIPVIVATGLFMGVRGLFIALEMPLPGDFATYTQILTDTAFIILPGLVVWSTFRVFGGNPAVGIVLGMMLVSGSLPNAWAVAQGGEVTAMNFFGFIPVVGLQGSVLPAFIIGVVGAKFEKAVRKVVPDVIDLLVTPFVTLLVMSILGLFVIGPVFHVVENYILIATKAILSMPFGLGGFLIGGVHQLIVVSGVHHIFNLLEVQLLAADHANPFNAIITAAMTAQGAATVAVGVKTKNPKLKTLAFPAALSAFLGITEPAIFGVNLRFRKPFFLSLIAGAIGGGLASILGLAGNGSGITIIPGTMLYVGNGQLAQYLLMVAVSFALGFALTYMFGYEDEKEVATEAATERLVQEETTGNIPAALQNETLVTPIVGDVVALADVNDPVFSSGAMGQGIAVKPSQGVVYAPADAEVSIAFPTGHAFGLKTTDGAEVLIHVGIDTVSMDGEGFEAKVAQGDKVKAGDVLGTFDSNKIAAAGLDDTTMVIVTNTADYASVAPVATGSVAKGDAVIEVKI, from the coding sequence ATGAACAATCAGGAAATTGCAAAAAAAGTCATCGATGCCTTGGGCGGACGTGAAAATGTCAACAGTGTTGCCCACTGTGCGACTCGTCTTCGTGTCATGGTCAAAGATGAAGGAAAAATCAATAAAGAAGTGATTGAGAACTTGGAAAAAGTTCAAGGTGCTTTCTTTAACTCAGGTCAATACCAAATCATCTTTGGTACTGGTACAGTAAACAAAATGTACGATGAAGTTGTTGCACTTGGTTTACCAACATCATCTAAAGATGACATGAAAGCAGAAGCTGCTAAACAAGGGAACTGGTTCCAACGTGCTATCCGTACTTTCGGTGACGTTTTCGTTCCAATCATCCCAGTTATCGTAGCGACAGGTCTCTTCATGGGTGTGCGTGGTCTTTTCATTGCTCTTGAAATGCCACTTCCAGGAGACTTTGCAACTTACACACAAATCTTGACAGATACAGCCTTCATCATCTTGCCAGGTTTGGTTGTTTGGTCAACCTTCCGTGTATTCGGTGGTAACCCTGCCGTTGGTATCGTTCTTGGTATGATGCTTGTTTCTGGCTCACTTCCAAACGCTTGGGCAGTTGCTCAAGGTGGTGAAGTAACAGCTATGAACTTCTTTGGTTTCATCCCTGTTGTTGGTTTGCAAGGTTCCGTTCTTCCAGCCTTCATCATCGGGGTTGTCGGAGCTAAATTTGAAAAAGCTGTCCGCAAGGTCGTTCCAGATGTCATTGACCTTTTGGTAACACCATTCGTGACACTTTTGGTTATGTCTATCCTTGGACTATTTGTCATCGGACCAGTCTTTCACGTTGTTGAAAACTACATCCTTATCGCGACAAAAGCGATCCTTAGTATGCCATTTGGTCTTGGTGGTTTCTTGATTGGTGGGGTTCACCAATTGATCGTCGTGTCAGGTGTGCACCATATCTTCAACTTGCTTGAAGTTCAATTGCTTGCTGCTGACCATGCTAACCCATTCAACGCTATCATCACTGCTGCTATGACAGCTCAAGGTGCTGCAACTGTTGCGGTTGGTGTTAAAACTAAAAATCCAAAACTAAAAACACTTGCTTTCCCAGCTGCTCTTTCTGCCTTCCTCGGTATTACAGAGCCTGCTATCTTCGGGGTGAACTTGCGCTTCCGTAAACCATTCTTCCTCTCATTGATTGCTGGTGCAATCGGTGGTGGATTGGCTTCTATCCTTGGACTTGCTGGTAATGGTAGTGGTATCACCATCATCCCTGGTACAATGCTTTATGTTGGTAACGGACAACTTGCCCAATACCTTCTTATGGTAGCTGTATCATTTGCACTTGGTTTTGCTCTTACTTACATGTTTGGTTATGAGGATGAAAAAGAAGTTGCTACTGAAGCGGCGACAGAACGTTTGGTCCAAGAAGAAACAACTGGCAACATTCCAGCAGCTCTTCAAAATGAAACACTTGTAACTCCTATCGTCGGTGATGTTGTCGCTCTTGCTGATGTCAATGACCCAGTCTTCTCAAGTGGAGCTATGGGACAAGGTATCGCTGTGAAACCAAGTCAAGGTGTGGTTTATGCACCAGCTGATGCTGAAGTTTCAATTGCCTTTCCAACAGGACACGCTTTTGGTTTGAAAACAACTGATGGTGCTGAAGTTTTGATCCATGTTGGTATTGACACTGTATCTATGGATGGTGAAGGTTTTGAAGCAAAAGTTGCTCAAGGTGATAAGGTTAAAGCTGGCGATGTTCTTGGAACATTTGACTCAAACAAAATTGCTGCAGCTGGACTTGATGATACAACAATGGTTATCGTTACAAATACAGCTGACTATGCCTCAGTAGCTCCAGTCGCAACAGGTTCAGTTGCGAAGGGGGATGCTGTGATCGAAGTGAAAATCTAA
- the scrK gene encoding fructokinase ScrK, with protein sequence MTKLYGSLEAGGTKFVCAVGDENFNVVEKTQFPTTTPIETIDKTIEFFSKFDNLAGLAVGSFGPIDIDKNSKTYGFITTTPKPNWANVDLLGALRRALNVPMYFTTDVNSSAYGEVVARNNAGGRIENLVYYTIGTGIGAGVIQRGEFIGGVGHPEMGHYYVARHPMDIEKEFKGVCPFHKGCLEGFAAGPSLEARTGVRGENIELNNPVWDVQAYYIAQAAVNATVTFRPDVIVFGGGVMAQQHMLDRVREKFTSLLNGYLPVPDVRDYIVTPAVAGNGSATLGNFVLAKEVSK encoded by the coding sequence ATGACAAAATTATATGGAAGCTTGGAAGCGGGCGGTACAAAGTTTGTCTGTGCTGTCGGTGATGAAAACTTTAACGTTGTAGAAAAAACACAATTTCCAACAACAACTCCAATCGAAACAATCGATAAAACTATTGAGTTCTTCTCAAAATTCGATAATCTTGCTGGTCTTGCAGTTGGTTCATTTGGTCCGATTGATATTGATAAAAACTCAAAAACTTATGGCTTTATCACAACGACTCCAAAACCAAACTGGGCAAATGTGGACTTGCTTGGTGCCCTTCGTCGCGCCCTCAACGTGCCAATGTACTTCACTACAGATGTAAACAGCTCTGCTTATGGTGAAGTGGTTGCACGTAACAATGCTGGTGGTCGTATCGAAAACTTGGTTTACTACACAATCGGTACAGGTATCGGTGCAGGTGTTATCCAACGTGGAGAGTTTATCGGTGGTGTGGGTCACCCTGAGATGGGCCACTACTATGTTGCTAGACACCCAATGGATATTGAAAAAGAGTTTAAGGGTGTTTGTCCTTTCCACAAGGGATGTCTGGAAGGTTTTGCGGCTGGTCCAAGTTTGGAAGCTCGTACAGGTGTACGTGGAGAAAATATTGAACTCAACAACCCTGTTTGGGATGTTCAAGCCTACTATATCGCTCAAGCTGCGGTCAATGCGACAGTGACTTTCCGCCCAGATGTGATTGTCTTTGGTGGAGGGGTCATGGCTCAACAACACATGCTGGATCGTGTCCGTGAGAAATTTACATCTCTTCTCAATGGTTACCTACCAGTACCTGATGTGCGTGACTATATCGTGACGCCAGCAGTTGCAGGAAATGGTTCAGCTACTCTTGGAAATTTTGTCCTTGCAAAAGAAGTTTCAAAATAA
- a CDS encoding TVP38/TMEM64 family protein produces MSQDKQMKAVSPFLQQVINISSIVGGVGSLIFCIWAYQAGILQSKETLSAFIQQAGIWGPPLFIFLQILQTVVPIIPGALTSVAGVFIYGHIIGTIYNYIGIVIGCAIIFYLVRLYGAAFVQSVVSKRTYDKYIGWLDKGNRFDRFFIFMMIWPISPADFLCMLAALTKMSFKRYMTIIILTKPFTLVVYTYGLTYIIDFFWQML; encoded by the coding sequence ATGTCACAGGATAAACAAATGAAAGCTGTTTCTCCCTTTTTACAGCAAGTTATCAATATCTCATCGATTGTCGGTGGGGTTGGGAGTTTGATTTTCTGTATTTGGGCTTATCAGGCTGGGATTTTACAGTCCAAGGAAACCCTCTCTGCCTTCATCCAGCAGGCAGGTATCTGGGGGCCACCTCTCTTTATCTTTTTACAGATTTTACAGACGGTCGTCCCTATCATTCCTGGGGCCTTGACCTCAGTGGCTGGCGTCTTTATCTACGGGCACATCATCGGGACTATCTACAACTATATCGGCATCGTGATTGGCTGTGCTATTATCTTTTATCTGGTGCGTCTCTATGGGGCTGCCTTTGTCCAGTCTGTCGTCAGCAAGCGTACCTATGACAAGTATATCGGCTGGCTGGATAAGGGCAATCGTTTTGACCGTTTCTTTATCTTTATGATGATTTGGCCCATTAGTCCAGCTGACTTTCTCTGTATGCTGGCTGCCCTGACCAAGATGAGCTTCAAGCGCTATATGACCATCATCATTCTGACCAAGCCCTTTACCCTCGTGGTTTATACCTACGGTCTGACCTATATTATTGACTTTTTCTGGCAAATGCTTTGA
- a CDS encoding ABC transporter ATP-binding protein produces the protein MLEVRSLEKSFGSKQVLFGIDFQARPGRILGLVGKNGAGKTTIFHSILKVLEYQGEISLDGQDIRQETYARIGYLPEERSLMPKLTVLEQVRYLATLKGMDAKEVKEKLPQWMKRLEVKGKLTDKIKSLSKGNQQKIQLIITLIHEPDLIILDEPFSGLDPVNTELLKQVIFQEKERGATIIFSDHVMTNVEELCDDILMIRDGRVVLHGPVQDVRNQYGETRLFVSSERSKEELENLPHVKQVSLTKQGSWKLILEDESAGRELFPILTQGQYIATFDQQAPTIDEIFKLESGVEV, from the coding sequence ATGCTAGAAGTAAGAAGCCTAGAGAAAAGTTTTGGATCCAAGCAAGTTTTGTTTGGTATTGACTTTCAAGCGCGACCAGGTCGTATTTTGGGACTAGTCGGAAAAAATGGTGCTGGGAAGACAACGATTTTCCACAGTATTTTGAAGGTTTTAGAATACCAAGGAGAAATCAGTCTGGATGGTCAGGATATTCGTCAGGAGACCTATGCTCGGATTGGCTATCTGCCTGAAGAACGCAGTCTGATGCCTAAATTGACAGTTCTTGAACAAGTTCGTTATTTGGCTACTCTAAAAGGCATGGATGCCAAGGAGGTCAAGGAAAAACTCCCTCAATGGATGAAGAGGTTGGAAGTAAAAGGAAAGCTGACAGATAAAATCAAGAGTCTGTCAAAAGGAAATCAGCAGAAGATTCAGCTCATCATTACTCTGATTCATGAGCCAGACTTGATTATCTTGGATGAGCCTTTCAGTGGATTGGACCCAGTCAATACAGAATTGCTCAAGCAAGTCATTTTTCAAGAAAAAGAACGTGGGGCAACCATTATCTTTTCTGACCATGTCATGACCAACGTCGAGGAGCTTTGTGACGATATTCTCATGATCCGAGATGGCCGTGTGGTCTTGCATGGACCAGTTCAGGATGTCCGCAATCAATACGGGGAAACGCGTCTCTTTGTTTCAAGTGAACGAAGCAAGGAAGAATTGGAAAACCTTCCTCATGTTAAACAGGTGAGCTTGACCAAACAAGGCAGTTGGAAATTGATTTTGGAGGATGAGAGCGCTGGAAGGGAACTCTTCCCAATCTTAACTCAGGGGCAATATATCGCAACCTTTGACCAGCAAGCGCCAACAATCGATGAAATCTTTAAACTAGAATCAGGGGTGGAAGTATGA
- a CDS encoding ABC transporter permease, whose amino-acid sequence MRNMWVVIKETYLRHVKSWSFFFMVISPFLFLGISVGIAYLQGSSMAKNDKVAVVTTVPSVAEGLKNVNGVNFDYKDEASAKEAIKDEKLKGYLTIDQEDSVLKAVYHGETSLENGIKFAVTGTLNELQNQLNRSTASLSQEREKRLAQTVQFTEKIDEAKENKKFIQTIAAGALGFFLYMILITYAGVTAQEVASEKGTKIMEVVFSSIRASHYFYARMMALFLVILTHIGIYVVGGLTAILFFKDLPFLAQSGVLDHLGDAFSLNTLLFILVSLFMYVVLAAFLGSMVSRPEDAGKALSPLMILIMGGFFGVTALGAAGDNLILKIGSYIPFISTFFMPFRTINGYANGLEAWISLAITVIFAVVATGFIGRMYASLVLQTDDLGIWKTFKRALSYK is encoded by the coding sequence ATGAGAAATATGTGGGTTGTAATCAAGGAAACCTATCTTCGACATGTCAAATCGTGGAGTTTCTTCTTTATGGTGATTTCGCCGTTCCTCTTTTTAGGAATCTCTGTAGGAATTGCCTATCTCCAAGGCTCTTCAATGGCTAAAAATGATAAAGTGGCAGTAGTGACAACAGTGCCATCTGTAGCAGAAGGACTGAAGAATGTAAATGGTGTTAACTTTGACTATAAAGACGAAGCAAGTGCCAAAGAAGCGATTAAAGATGAAAAATTAAAAGGGTATCTGACTATTGATCAAGAAGATAGTGTTTTAAAGGCAGTTTATCATGGCGAAACGTCGCTTGAAAATGGAATTAAATTTGCAGTTACAGGTACACTCAATGAACTACAAAATCAGCTTAATCGTTCAACTGCTTCCTTGTCTCAAGAGCGGGAAAAACGCTTAGCGCAGACAGTTCAATTCACAGAAAAGATTGATGAAGCCAAGGAAAATAAAAAGTTTATTCAAACAATTGCAGCAGGCGCCTTAGGATTCTTTCTTTATATGATTCTGATTACCTATGCGGGTGTGACGGCTCAGGAAGTTGCCAGTGAAAAAGGCACCAAAATTATGGAAGTCGTCTTTTCTAGCATAAGGGCAAGTCACTATTTCTATGCGCGGATGATGGCTCTATTTCTAGTGATTTTAACGCATATTGGGATTTATGTTGTAGGTGGTCTCACTGCCATTCTGTTCTTTAAAGATTTGCCATTCTTGGCTCAGTCTGGTGTTTTAGATCACTTGGGAGATGCTTTCTCACTGAATACCTTGCTCTTTATTTTGGTTAGTCTTTTCATGTATGTAGTCTTGGCGGCCTTTCTAGGTTCTATGGTTTCTCGTCCGGAGGACGCAGGAAAAGCCTTGTCGCCTTTGATGATTTTGATTATGGGTGGTTTTTTTGGAGTGACAGCTCTAGGTGCAGCTGGTGACAATCTCATCTTGAAGATTGGTTCTTATATTCCCTTTATTTCGACCTTCTTTATGCCATTTAGAACCATTAATGGCTATGCAAATGGGTTAGAAGCATGGATTTCACTTGCTATTACAGTGATTTTTGCAGTGGTAGCAACAGGATTTATCGGACGCATGTATGCCAGCCTAGTCCTTCAAACAGATGATTTAGGAATCTGGAAAACCTTTAAACGCGCCTTATCTTATAAATAG
- a CDS encoding LrgB family protein produces the protein MSEFVSNPLFGLALSILAYLVGMLIYRRFPHPLTTPLLLSAVFIIIFLKVTGISYQDYYQGGVYLNNLIVPSTVALGIPLYKSFHLMKHHARSILFGSLLAVVVNTSFTALVAKIFGMDFFLAISLFPKSVTTAMAVGITEKLQGLTTVTLVVVVATGILTSVIGPTLLKWLKIDDPVAIGLSLGGTGHAVGTGTAFRYGSVAGAMGGLAIGVTGILYVFVSPIVASLILS, from the coding sequence ATGAGTGAATTTGTTTCCAATCCCTTGTTTGGGCTTGCCCTGTCTATCCTAGCTTATCTAGTGGGAATGCTGATTTACAGACGTTTTCCTCATCCATTGACAACGCCCTTGCTTTTGTCAGCTGTTTTCATTATCATCTTTCTAAAGGTAACAGGTATTTCTTACCAAGATTACTACCAAGGTGGAGTTTATCTGAACAACTTGATTGTCCCATCGACCGTGGCTCTAGGGATTCCGCTTTATAAGAGTTTTCACTTGATGAAGCACCATGCACGGAGTATTCTCTTTGGTAGTCTCTTAGCAGTAGTTGTCAATACCTCTTTCACAGCCCTTGTAGCTAAGATTTTTGGCATGGACTTTTTCCTAGCCATTTCTCTCTTTCCCAAGTCAGTGACAACCGCCATGGCAGTAGGAATTACAGAAAAATTGCAAGGTCTGACGACCGTGACCTTGGTCGTTGTAGTCGCAACTGGGATTTTAACCAGTGTCATCGGCCCAACACTTTTGAAGTGGTTGAAAATAGATGATCCAGTAGCTATTGGTCTTTCCCTTGGAGGAACAGGTCATGCAGTCGGAACAGGGACAGCCTTCCGATATGGCTCTGTAGCAGGAGCCATGGGGGGGTTGGCTATCGGTGTCACTGGTATTCTCTATGTCTTTGTCAGCCCCATCGTAGCTAGTTTGATATTGAGTTAA
- a CDS encoding CidA/LrgA family protein, with product MKLYVQLMILFVISLIGEGISSFFHLPIPGSIIGLIILFLALQFKWLRTRHVNMVGNFLLANMTILFLPPAVGIMEKFDVIAPYLLPIVLIVFFAAVINIILIALVVQFIKRRFEGDYEKGDAK from the coding sequence ATGAAATTATATGTTCAATTAATGATTCTCTTTGTGATTTCTCTAATTGGAGAGGGAATCTCTAGTTTCTTTCATTTGCCCATCCCAGGCAGTATTATCGGCTTGATTATTCTCTTTCTAGCCCTGCAATTTAAGTGGCTGAGAACCAGGCATGTCAACATGGTGGGGAATTTCTTGCTGGCCAATATGACCATTCTCTTTTTGCCGCCAGCAGTGGGAATCATGGAGAAGTTTGATGTGATTGCTCCCTATCTTTTGCCCATTGTTTTGATTGTCTTTTTTGCAGCAGTCATCAATATTATCCTCATAGCCTTGGTAGTTCAGTTCATCAAGAGACGGTTTGAGGGAGATTATGAGAAAGGAGATGCCAAATGA
- a CDS encoding N-acetylmuramoyl-L-alanine amidase family protein, protein MKVSKKITLFGLSLAGLALLAFPLSGKAFELKEVWRVKGGVVYQDDKILRFNNGHSIDIKVLDLPKTEKIEWRVSLNGQDQTVNFLSQEVDRSNIGEEGHYLNFYVPYGYRGDIKVEAKSGNEVKTWSTKVVDDVYNGGKSGYYRIKESNDQYTYLDTKWDYQTKTYTATLPETINGQKVFAWAEEYDNIKLVKPGTISHFYKGGGVFRELYPIVKAESWLNLKNNQGEKWYYQKQGQLVQNDWVKDKGTWYFMNDKGVMFNQTWLYQGGNWYAFKSSGAMISSDWLYDNHSWYYLRDSGSMATGWIKDSGSWYYLNNSGSMATGWVKDSGSWYYLASSGKMLHNTYTPDGYYVDSSGAWK, encoded by the coding sequence ATGAAAGTATCAAAAAAAATCACATTATTTGGTTTGTCTCTAGCAGGTTTAGCTTTACTAGCTTTCCCTCTTTCGGGAAAGGCCTTTGAGCTTAAAGAAGTTTGGCGTGTTAAAGGAGGAGTTGTATATCAAGATGACAAAATTCTTCGATTTAACAATGGTCATAGCATAGATATAAAAGTCTTGGATTTACCAAAAACTGAGAAAATTGAGTGGAGGGTCAGTCTCAATGGTCAAGATCAAACTGTCAATTTCCTAAGTCAAGAAGTGGATAGATCCAATATCGGAGAAGAAGGACATTACCTGAATTTCTATGTTCCTTATGGCTATAGAGGAGATATCAAGGTCGAGGCCAAGAGCGGAAATGAAGTAAAAACCTGGTCCACTAAAGTGGTAGATGATGTATATAATGGTGGAAAGAGTGGCTACTATCGTATTAAAGAATCAAATGATCAATACACCTACCTTGATACTAAATGGGACTATCAAACCAAGACCTACACTGCTACCTTACCAGAGACTATCAATGGTCAAAAAGTCTTTGCTTGGGCAGAGGAGTATGATAATATTAAACTTGTAAAGCCAGGGACTATCAGTCATTTCTACAAAGGGGGGGGAGTCTTCAGAGAACTTTATCCGATTGTAAAAGCAGAAAGCTGGCTAAATCTAAAAAATAATCAAGGTGAAAAGTGGTACTATCAAAAACAAGGTCAACTAGTGCAGAACGATTGGGTTAAGGACAAGGGAACTTGGTACTTTATGAATGATAAAGGGGTCATGTTCAATCAAACTTGGCTCTATCAGGGTGGCAACTGGTATGCCTTTAAATCATCAGGAGCTATGATTTCTAGTGACTGGCTATATGATAATCACTCTTGGTATTACCTAAGAGACTCAGGTTCTATGGCGACAGGTTGGATCAAAGATAGTGGATCTTGGTATTATCTAAACAACTCAGGTTCTATGGCAACAGGCTGGGTAAAAGATAGTGGATCTTGGTACTACCTCGCTTCATCAGGTAAGATGCTTCACAATACCTACACACCAGATGGTTACTATGTAGATTCCAGTGGCGCTTGGAAATAA
- a CDS encoding caspase family protein, whose amino-acid sequence MAVGGRNILTVLTLKTGETSTRAVPIEDVNAMEKVFSNQNFSKVVRFPDKTKSEIIAKMQELFKSSSESDVNYLYLTCHGGEDGTIAIGSDKISFSGWELASILKQYKGKFVVMLDCCYSGKIIDVGKSDEKVASKSEERFDEQAFLAGFSTGNLASKNGEMLDSKFLVLCASCMDEESYSAVGVGSLATRYWAMGTGWDPLQNRMISPMADTNANGKITLEELYQYSYPLVLEDASKIREEQHVSVYPKNSQFVLFQK is encoded by the coding sequence ATGGCCGTTGGTGGTAGAAACATTCTGACGGTTCTTACACTAAAAACGGGTGAAACATCAACGAGAGCAGTACCTATCGAAGATGTTAATGCTATGGAAAAGGTTTTTAGTAACCAAAACTTTAGTAAAGTTGTTCGTTTCCCAGATAAAACTAAGTCCGAGATTATTGCAAAAATGCAAGAGCTTTTCAAATCTTCTAGCGAAAGCGATGTGAACTACCTTTACCTTACTTGCCATGGTGGAGAAGATGGGACGATAGCCATTGGTAGCGATAAAATATCCTTTTCAGGTTGGGAATTAGCATCTATACTGAAACAATATAAAGGTAAGTTTGTGGTTATGCTGGATTGTTGCTATTCAGGAAAAATTATAGATGTAGGTAAATCAGATGAAAAGGTTGCCTCCAAGTCTGAAGAAAGATTTGATGAACAAGCATTTTTGGCAGGATTTTCAACAGGAAATCTAGCAAGCAAGAATGGTGAAATGCTTGATTCTAAGTTCCTCGTACTATGTGCCTCTTGTATGGATGAAGAATCGTATAGTGCAGTCGGAGTAGGTAGTCTTGCCACCAGATACTGGGCAATGGGTACAGGTTGGGATCCGCTTCAAAATAGAATGATTTCGCCTATGGCAGACACCAACGCTAACGGAAAAATCACTTTAGAGGAACTGTATCAATACTCTTATCCTCTAGTTCTTGAAGATGCATCAAAAATTCGCGAAGAGCAACATGTATCAGTTTATCCTAAAAACAGCCAATTTGTTTTATTCCAAAAATAA